A genomic region of Camelus ferus isolate YT-003-E chromosome 11, BCGSAC_Cfer_1.0, whole genome shotgun sequence contains the following coding sequences:
- the SLC16A12 gene encoding monocarboxylate transporter 12 isoform X2, translating into MAKVNRAQSTSPPDGGWGWMIVAGCFLVTICTRAVTRCISIFFVEFQTYFSQDYAQTAWIHSIVDCVTMLCAPLGSVVSNHLSCQVGIMLGGLLASTGLILGSFATSLKHLYLTLGVLTGLGFALCYSPAIAMVGKYFSRRKALAYGISMSGSGIGIFILAPVVQLLIEQFSWRGALLILGGFVLNLCVCGALMRPITLKEDRTTPEQKHVCRTQTQDFKRGSSYSTLTKEWVQTCLCGSLQQEYSFLLMSDFVVLGISVLFMAYGCSPLFVHLVPYALSVGVSHQQAAFLMSILGVIDIVGNITFGWLTDRRCLKDYQYVCYLFAVGLDGLCYLCLPMLQRFPLLVPFSCTFGYFDGAYVTLIPVVTAEIVGTTSLSSALGVVYFLHAVPYLVSPPIAGRPP; encoded by the exons ATGGCAAAAGTAAATAGAGCTCAGTCTACCTCCCCTCCggatggaggctggggctggatgATTGTGGCCGGCTGTTTCCTCGTTACCATCTGCACCCGGGCAGTAACCAG atgtatttcaattttttttgtggAGTTCCAGACATACTTCTCTCAGGATTATGCACAGACAGCATGGATCCATTCCATTGTAGACTGTGTGACCATGCTCTGTG CTCCACTTGGGAGTGTGGTCAGTAACCACTTATCCTGTCAAGTGGGAATCATGCTGGGTGGCTTGCTTGCGTCTACTGGTCTCATCCTGGGCTCATTTGCCACCAGTCTGAAGCATCTCTACCTCACTCTGGGAGTTCTTACAG GTCTTGGATTTGCACTCTGTTACTCTCCAGCCATTGCCATGGTTGGCAAGTATTTCAGCAGACGGAAGGCCCTGGCTTATGGAATCTCCATGTCAGGAAGCGGCATTGGCATCTTCATCCTGGCTCCTGTGGTCCAGCTCCTTATTGAACAGTTTTCCTGGAGGGGAGCATTACTCATCCTTGGAGGCTTCGTTTTGAATCTCTGTGTCTGCGGTGCCTTGATGCGGCCAATTACTCTTAAAGAGGACCGTACGACTCCAGAGCAGAAGCATGTCTGTAGAACTCAGACACAAGACTTTAAGCGGGGGTCTTCCTACTCGACTTTGACTAAAGAATGGGTGCAGACCTGCCTCTGTGGCTCGTTGCAGCAGGAATACAGTTTTTTACTGATGTCAGACTTTGTTGTGTTAGGCATCTCTGTTCTGTTTATGGCTTATGGCTGCAGCCCTCTCTTTGTGCACTTGGTGCCTTATGCTTTGAGTGTTGGAGTGAGTCACCAGCAAGCTGCTTTTCTTATGTCCATTCTTGGGGTGATTGACATTGTTGGCAATATCACCTTCGGATGGCTAACCGACAGAAG GTGTCTGAAGGATTACCAGTACGTTTGCTACCTCTTTGCCGTGGGACTAGACGGGCTCTGCTATCTCTGCCTCCCAATGCTTCAGAGATTCCCCCTGCTCGTGCCTTTCTCGTGTACCTTTGGCTACTTTGATGGTGCCTACGTGACTTTGATACCAGTAGTGACTGCAGAAATAGTGGGGACCACCTCTCTGTCATCGGCGCTCGGTGTGGTGTACTTCCTTCACGCGGTGCCGTACTTGGTGAGCCCACCCATCGCAG GCCGCCCTCCATGA
- the SLC16A12 gene encoding monocarboxylate transporter 12 isoform X1 — protein sequence MAKVNRAQSTSPPDGGWGWMIVAGCFLVTICTRAVTRCISIFFVEFQTYFSQDYAQTAWIHSIVDCVTMLCAPLGSVVSNHLSCQVGIMLGGLLASTGLILGSFATSLKHLYLTLGVLTGLGFALCYSPAIAMVGKYFSRRKALAYGISMSGSGIGIFILAPVVQLLIEQFSWRGALLILGGFVLNLCVCGALMRPITLKEDRTTPEQKHVCRTQTQDFKRGSSYSTLTKEWVQTCLCGSLQQEYSFLLMSDFVVLGISVLFMAYGCSPLFVHLVPYALSVGVSHQQAAFLMSILGVIDIVGNITFGWLTDRRCLKDYQYVCYLFAVGLDGLCYLCLPMLQRFPLLVPFSCTFGYFDGAYVTLIPVVTAEIVGTTSLSSALGVVYFLHAVPYLVSPPIAGWLVDTTGSYTAAFLLCGFSMIFSSVLLGFARLVKKMKKNQLRFLAKESDPKLQLWTNGSVAYSVARELDQKDGESVAIAVPGYSST from the exons ATGGCAAAAGTAAATAGAGCTCAGTCTACCTCCCCTCCggatggaggctggggctggatgATTGTGGCCGGCTGTTTCCTCGTTACCATCTGCACCCGGGCAGTAACCAG atgtatttcaattttttttgtggAGTTCCAGACATACTTCTCTCAGGATTATGCACAGACAGCATGGATCCATTCCATTGTAGACTGTGTGACCATGCTCTGTG CTCCACTTGGGAGTGTGGTCAGTAACCACTTATCCTGTCAAGTGGGAATCATGCTGGGTGGCTTGCTTGCGTCTACTGGTCTCATCCTGGGCTCATTTGCCACCAGTCTGAAGCATCTCTACCTCACTCTGGGAGTTCTTACAG GTCTTGGATTTGCACTCTGTTACTCTCCAGCCATTGCCATGGTTGGCAAGTATTTCAGCAGACGGAAGGCCCTGGCTTATGGAATCTCCATGTCAGGAAGCGGCATTGGCATCTTCATCCTGGCTCCTGTGGTCCAGCTCCTTATTGAACAGTTTTCCTGGAGGGGAGCATTACTCATCCTTGGAGGCTTCGTTTTGAATCTCTGTGTCTGCGGTGCCTTGATGCGGCCAATTACTCTTAAAGAGGACCGTACGACTCCAGAGCAGAAGCATGTCTGTAGAACTCAGACACAAGACTTTAAGCGGGGGTCTTCCTACTCGACTTTGACTAAAGAATGGGTGCAGACCTGCCTCTGTGGCTCGTTGCAGCAGGAATACAGTTTTTTACTGATGTCAGACTTTGTTGTGTTAGGCATCTCTGTTCTGTTTATGGCTTATGGCTGCAGCCCTCTCTTTGTGCACTTGGTGCCTTATGCTTTGAGTGTTGGAGTGAGTCACCAGCAAGCTGCTTTTCTTATGTCCATTCTTGGGGTGATTGACATTGTTGGCAATATCACCTTCGGATGGCTAACCGACAGAAG GTGTCTGAAGGATTACCAGTACGTTTGCTACCTCTTTGCCGTGGGACTAGACGGGCTCTGCTATCTCTGCCTCCCAATGCTTCAGAGATTCCCCCTGCTCGTGCCTTTCTCGTGTACCTTTGGCTACTTTGATGGTGCCTACGTGACTTTGATACCAGTAGTGACTGCAGAAATAGTGGGGACCACCTCTCTGTCATCGGCGCTCGGTGTGGTGTACTTCCTTCACGCGGTGCCGTACTTGGTGAGCCCACCCATCGCAG GCTGGCTTGTAGATACGACTGGCAGCTACACTGCAGCGTTTCTTCTCTGTGGATTTTCAATGATATTTAGCTCTGTGTTGCTCGGCTTTGCTAGACTtgtaaagaagatgaaaaaaaaccAGCTGCGTTTCCTTGCCAAAGAATCTGATCCCAAGCTGCAGCTGTGGACCAATGGCTCGGTGGCTTATTCTGTAGCACGAGAACTAGATCAGAAGGACGGGGAATCTGTGGCGATAGCAGTGCCTGGCTACAGCTCCACATGA